A genome region from Setaria italica strain Yugu1 chromosome III, Setaria_italica_v2.0, whole genome shotgun sequence includes the following:
- the LOC101780389 gene encoding putative pentatricopeptide repeat-containing protein At1g19290: MNQRCCPRLRPLYFLRRGIHSTSAPIPADAATDATLLGRLTRLLLLHRFSAAARLLSSSGPLTPSLLHAALRRVRLDPDAALHLFHLAPSRPSLLAHAQLLHILARARRSADARALLASLLSPRPPAPPLFPHLVEVYKEFTFSAASFDLLLRALANAGHLDGALQVFDEMRKLGCRPTVRSCNSMLNRLTQVGDLGTVVAVFEQMQRVGTLPDEFTVAVMAKAYCRDRGVAHAIEFVEEMKKIGVDANLVAYHALMNGYSEMGRTEDARRVLDSLPSRGLSPNVVTYTLLVKGYCKEEKMEEAEDVIREIRKNKHLAVDEVTYGAVINGYCQRGRMEDAVRLQNEMIHVGLQVNLFVYNTIINGYCKLGRMVEAHKILHEMEGAGVRPDTYSYNSLVDGYCRKGLMTKAFEICDTMVRNGFTVTVVTYNALLKGFCSLGSIDDALRLWFLMLKRVVAPNEISCSTLFDGFIKAGKTEKALNLWKETLARGLAKNITTFNTVINGLCKTGRMLEAEELLGWMKESRCPPDSITYRTIVSGYCKTGDMVGAIRIMKEMETLGFVPSIELFNSLITGLFIAKQCGKVDDILFEMSTRGLSPNTVTYGALIAGWCKEGDLQKAYNLYFEMAGKGLTPNLFICSSLVSCFYRKGKVDEANLVLQKLVDTDMIPDISATRLEIGKLANALDTVAGGNLHSAKIMLNIVIFGLCKLGRIEDAKNMFANLKTKGFVADNFTYSSLIHGCSTSGFVDVAFDLRDEMLSVGLTPNIVTYNSLIYGLCKSGELSRAVSLFKKLQSKGISPNAITYNTLIDKYCKDGHITEAFKLKQRMIEDGIKPTVFTYSILIHGLCIHDYMEEAIKLLDQMIENNVDPNYVTYWTLIQGYIRCGNMKEISKLYDEMHIRGLLPTLVAGDVKQACPVIYNQNGKTSHMKMYC; the protein is encoded by the coding sequence ATGAACCAGAGATGCTGCCCCCGCCTCCGACCGCTGTACTTTCTCCGCCGCGGCATCCACTCCACCTCGGCGCCCATTCCGGCCGACGCCGCCACAGACGCCACCCTCTTGGGCCGCCTcacccgcctcctcctcctgcatcgcttctccgccgccgcccgcctcctctcctcctccggcccCCTCACCCCTTCACTCCTCCATGCAGCCCTGCGCCGGGTCCGTCTCGACCCCGACGCCGCGCTGCACCTCTTCCACCTCGCCCCGTCCCGCCCATCCCTGCTCGCGCACGCCCAGCTGCTCCACATCCtggcccgcgcccgccgctctGCCGACGCTCGCGCTCTCCTGgcttccctcctctcccctcggCCTCCGGCCCCGCCTCTCTTTCCGCACCTCGTCGAGGTCTACAAGGAGTTCACCTTCTCCGCGGCCTCCTTCGACCTGCTCCTACGCGCGCTCGCCAACGCCGGTCACCTGGATGGCGCCCTCcaggtgttcgacgaaatgagGAAGCTCGGGTGCCGCCCCACCGTTCGGTCCTGCAACAGCATGCTCAACAGGCTAACGCAGGTTGGGGACCTGGGCACCGTGGTGGCCGTGTTCGAGCAGATGCAGCGTGTCGGGACTCTGCCAGACGAGTTCACGGTGGCGGTCATGGCAAAGGCGTACTGTAGGGATAGGGGAGTGGCACATGCAATCGAGTTTGtggaggagatgaagaagataggtgTGGATGCGAACTTGGTGGCATATCATGCACTGATGAATGGGTACAGTGAGATGGGGCGGACCGAGGATGCAAGAAGGGTGTTGGATTCGCTGCCCAGCAGGGGTTTGTCACCAAATGTAGTGACATATACCTTGCTTGTGAAGGGATATTGTAaagaggagaagatggaggaggCTGAGGATGTCATAAGGGAGATTAGGAAAAATAAGCATCTTGCGGTTGATGAAGTCACCTATGGTGCAGTGATTAATGGCTACTGCCAAAGGGGAAGGATGGAGGATGCAGTTAGATTACAGAATGAGATGATTCATGTTGGGCTCCAGGTAAATCTGTTTGTGTACAACACAATCATCAATGGGTACTGCAAGTTGGGCAGAATGGTGGAAGCACATAAGATTTTGCATGAAATGGAAGGTGCTGGTGTGAGGCCAGACACATACAGTTACAATAGTCTAGTTGATGGGTATTGCAGAAAGGGTTTGATGACCAAGGCTTTTGAAATTTGTGATACGATGGTAAGGAATGGATTCACAGTGACAGTAGTAACATATAATGCACTTTTGAAAGGTTTTTGCTCACTTGGCTCGATTGATGATGCACTTAGACTGTGGTTCTTGATGTTGAAGAGAGTTGTTGCACCTAATGAGATTAGTTGTAGCACTTTGTTTGATGGTTTCATCAAGGCAGGTAAAACTGAGAAGGCCTTGAACCTTTGGAAGGAAACCTTAGCAAGGGGATTAGCAAAAAACATAACTACATTTAACACGGTTATCAACGGGTTGTGTAAGACTGGGAGGATGCTTGAAGCAGAAGAGCTTCTTGGCTGGATGAAGGAATCGAGATGTCCTCCCGATAGTATAACTTACAGAACAATAGTTAGTGGTTATTGTAAGACAGGTGATATGGTTGGAGCTATTCGCATTATGAAGGAAATGGAAACTTTAGGTTTTGTTCCTTCAATTGAATTGTTCAATTCTTTGATAACTGGACTCTTCATAGCTAAGCAATGTGGAAAGGTGGACGATATACTCTTTGAAATGAGTACAAGGGGACTTTCTCCTAACACAGTTACTTATGGAGCTCTGATAGCTGGATGGTGTAAAGAGGGAGATCTGCAGAAAGCGTATAACCTGTATTTTGAAATGGCAGGGAAAGGCCTGACTCCAAACCTTTTTATTTGTAGTTCTTTAGTGAGCTGTTTCTATAGAAAGGGGAAGGTTGATGAGGCAAATTTGGTGCTGCAAAAACTTGTAGATACCGACATGATTCCAGATATCAGTGCAACCAGACTTGAGATTGGGAAATTAGCAAATGCACTTGATACTGTTGCTGGTGGAAATCTTCATTCTGCAAAAATAATGTTGAACATTGTTATTTTTGGTCTATGCAAATTGGGAAGGATTGAAGATGCTAAAAACATGTTTGCAAATCTAAAAACCAAGGGATTTGTTGCTGATAATTTCACTTATTCTAGCCTCATCCATGGTTGTTCCACTTCAGGATTTGTTGATGTAGCTTTTGATCTGAGGGATGAGATGTTAAGTGTTGGTCTCACTCCAAATATCGTAACCTACAATTCACTCATATATGGTCTTTGCAAGTCTGGGGAGTTATCAAGGGCAGTTAGTCTTTTTAAGAAGTTGCAGTCAAAGGGTATCTCCCCTAATGCTATCACCTACAATACACTAATTGATAAATATTGTAAGGATGGTCACATAACTGAAGCCTTTAAGTTAAAACAAAGGATGATAGAGGATGGTATTAAGCCTACTGTGTTCACCTATTCTATACTGATTCATGGTCTTTGTATTCACGATTATATGGAAGAAGCAATCAAGCTTCTTGACCAAATGATTGAGAATAATGTAGATCCAAATTATGTTACATATTGGACGCTGATTCAAGGTTACATTAGATGCGGTAACATGAAAGAGATTTCAAAGCTTTATGATGAGATGCATATCCGTGGACTTCTTCCCACCCTTGTGGCTGGAGATGTAAAACAAGCATGTCCTGTTATATACAACCAGAATGGGAAAACAAGTCACATGAAGATGTACTGCTAG